In one window of Chelmon rostratus isolate fCheRos1 chromosome 19, fCheRos1.pri, whole genome shotgun sequence DNA:
- the ak3 gene encoding GTP:AMP phosphotransferase AK3, mitochondrial — translation MALNKIFRAVIMGPPGSGKGTVSARITKTFGLKHISSGDILRANINAKTELGLLTKSCIDQGQLVPDDVMSRLILSDLRGLDSWLLDGFPRTVSQADALDEACSVDTVINLNVPFQTIKQRLTSRWTHLPSGRVYNTDFNPPKVPGFDDVTGEPLVQRDDDTPETVTRRLKAYETQTEPVLEYYRSKGVLQTFSGTETNKIWPHVEVFLHRKLSFVKEQVA, via the exons ATGGCACTTAATAAGATTTTTCGTGCAGTCATTATGGGACCTCCGGGGTCGGGGAAAGGAACGGTGTCTGCGCGCATAACCAAAACTTTCGGACTGAAGCACATTTCTAGTGGGGACATTTTGAGGGCGAACATCAACGCCAAAACCG aactGGGTCTGTTGACGAAGTCCTGTATCGATCAGGGTCAGCTGGTACCCGATGACGTCATGTCTCGTCTCATCCTGAGTGACCTGAGAGGACTGGACAGCTGGCTGCTGGATG GTTTCCCTCGAACAGTATCCCAAGCTGACGCTCTGGATGAAGCCTGCAGTGTGGACACAGTCATCAACCTCAATGTACCTTTCCAGACCATAAAACAGAGGCTGACGTCTCGCTGGACTCACCTTCCCAGTGGCAGAGTTTACAACACAGATTTCAACCCGCCTAAAGTCCCT GGTTTCGATGATGTGACAGGCGAGCCTCTGGTCCAGAGGGACGATGACACACCGGAGACGGTCACACGTAGACTGAAGGCCTATGAAACCCAAACAGAGCCTGTCTTAGAGTACTACAG GAGTAAAGGTGTCCTGCAGACCTTTTCTGGGACAGAAACCAACAAGATCTGGCCGCACGTCGAGGTGTTCCTCCACAGAAAACTCTCCTTTGTCAAAGAGCAAGTCGCATAG